In Listeria monocytogenes, the following proteins share a genomic window:
- a CDS encoding copper resistance CopC/CopD family protein, whose amino-acid sequence MKLLKRVSFFLIILYLLIVPVQHVSAHAYLENSNPADQSHIQTAPEKVTLVFNEEIEADFPLIEVKDSSGKQVETGKTSVSKKNNHMVEASLPADLKADVYSVSWRVVSADGHAVTGIISFKLGDTKATFQASEVPSSGADLQISSIQKAILYIGFSLFIGVLVFGLGLYPRKEQISEKISGRLKKVTWIALALLGVALFMQLFVQTSITTGVSISESFGPSKLAAFLTTKTGYIWISEFIVWLLLAIFTIMMFFKKKQWSWFALLTESALIGYLIFAKAQNGHAAASADKIVSITADMLHMIAASVWVGGILVLLFVLPRTGKAREVWSRFAIVAIIAVASILVSGLLMAVMNIGQMANLFTTNYGKILLFKIGLFLLMALLGLGHYIYIKLKNQRLPYKTILMELIIGTIILVVASVLTNVQTPPPPAPKAFDETIAAEGEKAKINLRVEPATVGQNQFIITFTSADGSAKTDFEQVTITTKSTKTDEKSTFQAKLANDTQYFAEGLYINQTGKWEIMVHGLTKDFTDINQTFTTNITQ is encoded by the coding sequence ATGAAATTATTGAAAAGGGTCAGTTTTTTTCTCATTATACTATATCTACTAATCGTGCCAGTTCAGCATGTTTCAGCGCATGCTTATTTGGAAAATTCGAATCCGGCCGATCAATCACATATTCAAACCGCGCCCGAAAAAGTAACGCTTGTTTTTAATGAAGAAATTGAAGCGGATTTCCCTTTAATAGAAGTCAAAGATTCAAGTGGGAAGCAAGTGGAAACCGGCAAAACCTCTGTTTCTAAAAAGAATAATCATATGGTTGAAGCGTCTTTACCGGCTGATTTAAAAGCAGATGTCTATTCTGTTTCATGGCGGGTTGTGTCAGCGGATGGACATGCGGTTACGGGGATCATTTCTTTTAAGTTAGGCGATACGAAAGCGACGTTCCAAGCATCGGAAGTTCCCTCAAGTGGAGCGGACTTGCAAATTAGTTCGATTCAAAAAGCCATTTTATACATAGGTTTTTCGTTGTTTATCGGTGTGCTTGTTTTTGGGTTAGGGCTTTATCCACGAAAAGAACAGATATCAGAAAAAATTTCTGGACGTTTGAAAAAAGTAACTTGGATAGCGCTAGCACTTCTAGGTGTGGCTCTCTTCATGCAACTTTTCGTACAGACAAGTATCACAACGGGCGTTTCCATTAGTGAAAGTTTTGGACCGAGTAAGTTAGCTGCTTTCTTGACTACGAAAACAGGGTATATTTGGATCAGTGAATTTATCGTATGGCTGCTACTTGCCATTTTTACCATCATGATGTTCTTTAAAAAGAAACAATGGAGCTGGTTCGCGCTTTTGACCGAGAGTGCATTAATCGGGTATTTGATTTTTGCGAAGGCTCAGAATGGACACGCTGCAGCCAGTGCCGATAAAATAGTAAGTATCACCGCTGATATGCTTCATATGATTGCGGCAAGCGTTTGGGTTGGCGGGATTTTAGTGCTTTTATTCGTATTACCTCGGACTGGGAAAGCGCGCGAAGTTTGGAGCAGATTTGCGATTGTAGCAATCATTGCAGTCGCCTCCATCTTAGTCAGCGGCCTATTAATGGCAGTGATGAACATCGGTCAAATGGCCAATTTATTTACAACCAATTACGGCAAAATACTTCTTTTCAAAATTGGCTTATTTTTACTAATGGCACTACTAGGGCTTGGTCATTACATTTATATCAAACTCAAAAACCAACGATTGCCATATAAAACCATTTTGATGGAACTTATCATTGGGACCATTATCCTTGTTGTCGCAAGTGTTTTAACCAACGTACAAACACCGCCACCGCCTGCTCCGAAAGCATTTGATGAAACAATTGCAGCAGAAGGTGAAAAAGCAAAAATCAATTTACGAGTAGAACCAGCTACCGTTGGGCAAAACCAGTTTATCATCACATTTACTTCAGCAGATGGTTCTGCCAAAACAGATTTTGAACAAGTGACGATTACAACAAAATCTACTAAAACAGATGAAAAATCAACTTTCCAAGCCAAACTTGCAAATGATACGCAATACTTTGCAGAGGGGCTATATATTAATCAAACCGGCAAGTGGGAAATCATGGTTCATGGTTTAACAAAAGATTTTACCGATATAAATCAAACATTTACGACCAATATTACACAGTAA
- the mscL gene encoding large conductance mechanosensitive channel protein MscL produces MKKMLVEFRDFALKGNVLDLAVAVVIGAAFGKIVSSLVDNIIMPLVGVLLGGLDFTDLSFKVGKSVIQYGAFIQSIVDFIIIAFAIFIFVKVLTSFIKKKEQTVEETPVPPTEEYLKEIRDLLKEQQK; encoded by the coding sequence ATGAAAAAAATGTTAGTAGAATTTAGAGACTTCGCGTTAAAAGGGAATGTTCTAGACCTTGCTGTAGCGGTAGTTATCGGGGCTGCTTTCGGTAAAATTGTTTCATCTTTAGTAGATAACATCATTATGCCACTTGTCGGTGTACTTCTTGGTGGTCTTGATTTTACAGATTTAAGTTTCAAAGTTGGTAAATCCGTTATTCAGTACGGTGCTTTCATCCAGTCCATCGTTGACTTTATCATCATCGCTTTTGCCATTTTTATTTTCGTCAAAGTACTTACTAGTTTTATTAAGAAAAAAGAGCAAACGGTGGAAGAAACGCCAGTACCTCCAACTGAGGAATACTTAAAAGAAATTCGTGATTTATTGAAAGAACAACAGAAATAA